Proteins encoded by one window of Ktedonobacterales bacterium:
- a CDS encoding ATP-dependent Clp protease ATP-binding subunit, whose product MSRFDHYSTEARKALAQAREDALRLNHKTICTEHILLGLLEINDPLIENIISQLGTNSARVRQALEFVIGRSTRPLLSEPTLSGPARAVLDLAEQEAQESHAPEVGAEHLLLGLLREGGGIAAGVLESFGIALDSARSQIEQLRRQGRQMTAFAAEHMARYNMTPTLNQVSHDLTAAAVAGQLDPVIGREVEIERTMQILARRSKNNPVLIGEAGVGKTAIAEGLAQRIASGQVPDLLKEKRVVSLDVGLLTIGTKYRGDFEERLKKVVNEIVTAANCIIYIDELHTLVGAGVAEGSVDAANLFKPLLARGEFQCIGATTLDDYRKSIEKDPALERRFQPVMIRETTSEQTLEILQGLRTRYESYHRVRITDEGLHAAVQLSMRYIQDRHLPDKAIDLIDEASARLSVSRSVAPLGAREKREQLARLEAEKDRAIAQREFASAAELRDHENQLRQELVEVENRWSRARDEDLPKLGEREIAEIVSMWTGIPALKVNQEESQRLLHLEEELHCRLVGQEEAVTAVSRAVRRSRAELRDPRRPIGSFVFVGPTGVGKTELARALAGALFGSDDAMIKLDMSEFMEGHNAARLVGAPPGYVGYDQAGQLTEAVRRKPYSVILFDEIEKAHPRVFELLLQIMEDGRLSDAKGRVVDFKNTILVLTSNIGAALLMKRGDLGFSRARQDAGTEQAEYERMKERIMPEIQRLFRPEFLNRLDDIIMFHALSRAQVRQVLDILLLQTQARLSEQFITLDLTDAARDLIAGCGYDPDFGARPLRRTLQNMLQDPLAEGLLKGEFRAGDRVVVDVGNDGALRLHVMALVGGEGG is encoded by the coding sequence ATGAGCCGCTTTGATCACTATTCCACTGAAGCCCGCAAGGCGCTCGCTCAGGCGCGAGAAGACGCTTTGCGACTGAACCATAAAACCATTTGTACAGAACATATCTTACTGGGATTGCTGGAGATCAATGACCCATTGATCGAAAACATCATCAGTCAACTGGGGACCAATTCGGCGCGCGTGCGACAGGCGCTTGAGTTTGTCATTGGCCGCAGCACGCGCCCGCTGCTGAGCGAGCCAACGCTGAGCGGGCCAGCGCGGGCCGTGTTGGATCTGGCCGAGCAGGAGGCTCAGGAAAGTCACGCGCCGGAGGTTGGCGCGGAGCATCTCTTGCTTGGTCTGCTGCGCGAAGGCGGAGGGATTGCCGCGGGAGTCTTAGAAAGTTTTGGGATCGCGCTTGATTCAGCGCGTTCCCAGATAGAGCAACTTCGCCGCCAGGGGCGACAGATGACGGCTTTTGCGGCGGAACACATGGCTAGGTACAATATGACTCCAACCCTCAATCAAGTCAGCCATGATTTGACGGCGGCTGCGGTGGCCGGGCAGCTTGATCCGGTGATCGGGCGCGAGGTCGAGATCGAGCGCACGATGCAGATTCTGGCGCGACGCAGCAAGAATAATCCGGTCTTGATCGGAGAGGCGGGCGTGGGGAAAACGGCGATTGCAGAGGGTCTGGCCCAGCGCATCGCCAGTGGACAGGTACCCGATCTCTTGAAAGAGAAGCGCGTCGTCTCTCTGGATGTTGGCTTGCTGACCATTGGCACCAAGTATCGCGGCGATTTTGAGGAGCGCCTGAAAAAAGTGGTAAATGAGATTGTGACGGCAGCCAACTGCATTATCTACATTGATGAACTGCATACGCTCGTCGGCGCAGGCGTTGCCGAAGGGTCGGTGGACGCGGCCAATCTCTTCAAGCCGCTGCTGGCGCGTGGCGAGTTTCAGTGTATTGGCGCAACCACCCTGGATGATTATCGCAAATCCATCGAGAAAGACCCCGCGCTGGAGCGCCGCTTCCAGCCGGTGATGATTCGTGAGACGACCTCGGAGCAGACGCTGGAGATTCTCCAGGGGCTGCGCACCCGCTATGAGAGTTATCATCGCGTGCGCATTACCGATGAGGGCTTGCACGCCGCTGTGCAGCTTTCTATGCGCTATATTCAGGACCGCCACCTGCCCGATAAGGCCATCGATCTGATTGATGAGGCGTCCGCGCGGCTCTCGGTGAGCCGCTCGGTGGCTCCGCTGGGCGCGCGCGAAAAGCGTGAGCAGCTTGCGCGGCTGGAGGCAGAGAAAGACCGGGCGATTGCTCAGCGCGAGTTTGCCAGCGCGGCTGAGCTGCGCGACCACGAAAACCAGTTGCGCCAGGAATTGGTGGAGGTTGAGAACCGCTGGTCGCGTGCCCGCGATGAAGATTTGCCGAAGCTTGGCGAGCGCGAGATCGCTGAAATAGTTTCGATGTGGACGGGCATTCCCGCGCTCAAGGTCAATCAAGAGGAGTCGCAGCGGCTGCTGCATCTGGAGGAGGAACTGCACTGCCGCCTTGTCGGCCAGGAGGAAGCAGTCACAGCGGTGTCGCGTGCTGTGCGGCGCTCGCGGGCGGAACTGCGCGATCCGCGTCGTCCGATAGGCTCCTTTGTCTTCGTTGGCCCGACTGGCGTTGGCAAAACCGAACTGGCCCGCGCGCTGGCCGGGGCGCTCTTTGGCAGCGATGATGCCATGATAAAGCTCGATATGTCCGAGTTTATGGAGGGACACAACGCGGCGCGCCTGGTGGGAGCGCCCCCAGGCTACGTCGGCTACGACCAGGCCGGACAGTTGACCGAGGCGGTGCGGCGCAAGCCTTACAGCGTGATCCTGTTCGATGAGATCGAGAAGGCCCATCCCAGGGTCTTTGAGCTGCTGCTCCAGATTATGGAGGACGGGCGGCTGAGCGACGCCAAGGGGCGCGTGGTAGATTTCAAAAATACGATTCTCGTCCTGACCTCCAATATAGGCGCTGCGCTGCTGATGAAGCGCGGCGATCTGGGGTTTAGCCGCGCGCGCCAGGATGCCGGGACGGAGCAAGCCGAGTATGAGCGCATGAAAGAACGTATCATGCCGGAGATTCAGCGGCTCTTCCGCCCGGAGTTCCTGAACCGTCTCGACGATATTATTATGTTCCACGCGCTTTCGCGGGCGCAGGTGCGCCAGGTGCTGGATATTCTGCTGCTCCAGACACAGGCGCGCCTTTCGGAGCAGTTCATCACTCTGGACCTGACGGATGCCGCCAGAGACCTGATCGCCGGGTGCGGCTATGATCCCGACTTTGGCGCTCGCCCGCTGCGCCGGACGCTGCAAAACATGCTGCAAGACCCACTGGCCGAAGGGCTGCTCAAAGGCGAGTTTCGTGCCGGTGATCGGGTGGTGGTTGATGTCGGCAACGATGGCGCGCTCCGTCTTCACGTGATGGCGCTGGTTGGCGGCGAGGGCGGCTAG